The DNA window CGGCAGACTACCACCGTAGATGTCCGCTGTCACCGACCTGTCCACCCTGGCCCTGCTGGGGCATCCTCATCGCATGGCCGCACCTCACCGCCGCTACGAGCCGATCATGTCGCCGCTTCCCGATCCGGCGAGATGGCGCATGTGGATGAGCGCGCTGGTCGGCGCACTCTTGCTGCTCTTCGCGCTGCTCACCGTCGGGCAGGCGCTGTATCTCAAGACCAACGGGGTGACCGCCCAGGCGACGGTCATCGACGCGGGCGGCGGTCGAGCTGCCTTCGTGCGCGTACGGCTCTCGTCGGGCCGCGAGGCGGATCTGTGGGCTTGGGCCGGGTCACCGAGGATCGGTCAGACGATGAGCGTCGTGTACCTGAAGGACCGGAACTGGGCCAAGGACGCAGGCGTGTTCGCGCCGACTTGGCGCCTGTGGCTGGGCTTTGGGATGGCCCCCTGGTTCCTCGGAAAGGCCCTGTTCGACCGTACCCGGTCCCGAGCCGGGCGGGCATGACCCGGTGCCGGAACTCGCCGCCCCCGGCATCACCGGCCAGTAGCAACGCGCCGTTGCCGCGGCATGGGCTGCCTGACCCAGCCGTCGCCGGTTACCCGCGCCCACGTCGTCGGCGGTTGGTCGCCGACGTTTCCGCTGTCCGTGCCTCGTGACGCCCGCGGGCCGAGGAGCGGTATCTCCCGGCAGAGGAGCCGGCCCATGGGTGGAACACCGCGACCGCCACCGGCGGTGCCGGTGGCGGTCGCGGTGCGAGCAGCGGTGTTAAAAGGGGGCCCCGCCTATACCGCAGGCGTTAAGTAGGGGCCCTTCCTTACCTCTCAGGCCTCGGTGAGCTGGCCGCGCAGCTTGGTGAGCGCGCGGGCGAGCAGCCGCGACACGTGCATCTGGGAGACACCGACCCGGGTCGCGATCTCGCTCTGGGTCAGGTTGCCGTAGAAGCGGAGCGTGAGGATCTTCTGCTCGCGCTCGTCGAGCGTCGCCAGCGCCGGGCCCAGCGAGGCGCGCAGGTCGGCCAGCTCGTACTCGTTGTCCTCGGTGCCGAGGGTGTCGCCCAGCTCGGTGGCGCTGTCGCCGTCGCCGATCGGGGTCGAGAGCGAGACCGCGTTGTAGGCGCGGGCACCCTCCAGGCCCTCCAGCACCTCTTCCTCGGTGACGCCGAGGTGGGCGGCGATGTCGGCGACGGTCGGGGCCCGGTTGAGCGTCTGGGTCAGCGAGCTGTTCGCCTCGGAGATGCGCAGCCGCAGCTCCTGGAGGCGGCGCGGAACCCGGATGTTCCAGGTGCGGTCGCGGAAGTGGCGCTTGATCTCACCGAGGATGGTCGGGATCGCGAAGCCGGCGAAGTCGACGCCGCGCGAGGCGTCGAACCGGTCCACCGCCTTGATCAGGCCCAGCGCCGCCGTCTGCGCGAGGTCACCGGCCGGCTCGCCACGGCCGCTGTAGCGGGCGGCCAGGTGGTTGGCCAGGGGCAGCCACGCCTCGATGACCTGGTTGCGCAGGGCGGCCCGTCGGGGGTGGTCCGCCGGCAGTTCGGCGAGCGCCGCGATCAGCTCGCTGGCGCGGTTCTCCTCACCGGTCTGCGGCGCGCGGTGCACCTCGGTGACGGACGGTGCCGTGGTCATCGTGGTCATGCTGCCCTTCCTGTCCTCGGAGAACGGGGTGGACTCCCACACCGGTCGTGGGAGCAACACTAGACCAAAGGCCACCGGCAAATCAACCGAACGGCCGATGGATGTTTAACCACAAAACCGGACATCTGCCTGCGCGGATCGGAAGTCGCGGTCAACGTGGCATCAGCGGCCGGTAGTCGGCGGCGGTGAGCGGCAGCGCCGAGACGCTCCCGTCCGCGCGCGGCACCTCCAACGGCTGCCCGTCACGCCGGAACGCGACGCTGTCGACGTCCGGGCGCTGGGTGAGGCTGCACACGATCTGGCCGAAGGCGAGCACCTCGTCGTTGCGGCGGGCGTCCTGCCCGGCCTGCCGCACGTCGACGGTGGCGAGGTTGCCGGCCAGCGTCGCGCCGGCCACCACGACGGTGCCCGGCAGCGCGGTGGCCAGTCCGCTGCGACGCTCCGCGCTGTCCGGACCGGCCAGCAGGTGCTGGAGGTGGGCGTCGACCTCGGGCAGGCCGTCGACCCGGCGGTTGACCACCGCCAGCCCCTCGTCCCGCACGAAGCAGAACGGCTCACCCACCCGCCCGTCGGGATCGGCGGTCGAGGTACCCGCCGGCGTCGGGAAGCGGCCGGGTGGCTCCCGCACCAGGCGGGGCTCGTCGTCGACCGGGACGCCGCAGCCGGCCAGCAGGACGATTCCGAGCAGCGCCGGCACCAGACGTCGCCTCATCGGACCGCTCCCGGCAGCTCGACCCGGAACCGTGCGCCCGGATTCCGGTCCCGCACCGCGGCCGTCCCGCCGTGCGCGGCGGCGTGCTGGGCCACCAGGGCGAGCCCCAGGCCGGTCCCGTCGGTGCCGGCCCGGGCGTGCGCCGCCCGACCCCGGACGAAGCGGTCGAAGATGACCTCCCGGTCCGCCGCCGGCACGCCCGGACCGTCGTCGTCGACCTCCAGCACGCCCACTCCGTCCACCGCGTCGAGGCGGACCGCCACCGGCCCGCCGCCGTAGCGCTCGGCGTTCTCCAGCAGGTTCAACAGGACCTGGGCGAGCCGGCGCCGGTCGACCCACCACCGGTGCGGGACCCCGTCGGCGACGGTGACCAGTCCCTCCGGCAGCGACCGCTCGCGGCAGGCCGCCCGCGCCAACTCGGCCACGTCGACCGTCTCGCGGTGCGCGGGCTGCTCGGTGCGGGCGAGCTGGATCAGGTCGTCGACCAGACGCTGGAAGCGGGCCACCTCGTCGGCGACCAGGCCCGCCGCGGTCGCGGTGCGCTCGTCCTGGTGCTCCTTGCGACGGTTCAGCACGCTCGCCGCCGCGGCCAGCGTCTGCAGGGGGGAACGCAGCTCGTGGCTGACGTCGGCGGCGAAGCGCCGGTCCCGGTCGATCCGCCGCACCAGCTTGTCCACCATCTCGTTGAACGAGCTGGACAGCCGGGTGAGGTCCGGGTCGGTGGTCGGATCGAGCCGGGTCGCGAAGTCGCCGGCCGCGATCCGCTCGGCGGCGTCGGCGACGGCGGTGAGCGGCCGCAGGCTGTTGCGGGTGGCGTACCAGCCCAGAGCGGCGCCGGCACCGGCGATCATGATGGCCACCGCGGTCAGCGCCAGCCCGACCACCTGAAACGTGTCCTCCACCTCGCGCAGCGAGGTCAGCTCGTAGTAACCCAGCTCACCGGGGAGCGGCACGCCGACCAGCAGCGTCGACTGCCCGTCGAGACGGATCCGCTGCACGGCGGGCTGCCCCTCGGCGACCACGCGTTGCAACTCCACCGGCACCGAGCCGGCGCCGACGTCGGCGGTGCGGGCGTACCAGCCGGTGCGCCGGTGCAGCAGCGGGAGCCGGGCGCTGCCGGTGTCCAGCGAGCGCAGCACCGCCACCACGTCCGGGGTGCCGGTGTCCAGGCCGGAACGGACCACCGCGGCGTCGTAGTACGCGGCCCGGACCGCGGCCCGCTCCCGCTCGTCGAGCAGCGAGCGGCGGGTCAGGTCGTACGAGAAGAGGGCCATCAGCGCGGCGAGCAGCAGGGCCCCCACGGCGAACGCGGCGGTGACCCTGGCCCGCAGTCCCGGTCGGCTCATCGTTGCAGCTTGTAACCGAGGCCGCGGAGGGTGACCAGGTGGCGGGGATTGGCCGGATCCGGCTCGATCTTCTGCCGCAGCCGCCCCACGTGCACGTCGACCAGCCGCTCGTCGCCGGTCTCGTAGCCCCACACCCGGCTCAGCAACTGCTGGCGCGACAGCACCCGGCCGGCGTGCTCGGCCAGCTCGCAGAGCAGCCGGAACTCGGTGCGGGTCACCGGCACCGGCTGGCCCGCGCGACGTACCTCGCCGGCCTCGGCGCTGATCTCCAGGTCGCCGAAGAACTGGGCGGGCGCGGGGCCGGCGACGGTGCGTGCCCGCCGGCGCAGGGCTCGCAACCGGGCCGACAGCTCCTTGATCGCGACCGGCTTGACCACGTAGTCGTCCGCGCCGGCCTCCAGCGCGGCGACGATGTCGTGGGTGTCGTCGCGGGCGCTGATCACCACGACCGGCACGTCGTCGTCGCGGCGGAGCTGGCGGATACAGTCGAAGCCGTTCATGCCGGGCAGCATCAGGTCGACCAACACGTAGTCGGCCGGGTTCTCCCGCTGCCGGCGCAGCCCCTCCTCGGCGGTCGCCGCCCCGGCGGCGTCGTAGCCCTCCTCCTCCAGGGCGAGCTGCAACGCGAGCCGGATGCGGTCGTCGTCCTCGATCACCAGTACGGCCGTCATATGGGCATCATGACCGGCCGACCACGGGTCGCCCAATCGCGTCGGCCGTTCCCGGTTTTTGTCATCGAACCGTCATCCAACCGTCCGGTGACCTCCACGGTCGCCGCACAGAGTGGGAACGCCCCCGGAACCCGTCACGGAAGCGACCCGATGACCAGCGACCTGCCGCCCTCCCCGCCGAACTCCACGGTCCCGCACGTGCGGGTGGAGATCACCGAGGAGTTGGGCCTGGACGGGCTGCCGGAGGTCGCGCACGTGCTCGACCAGGTCCTCGCGCTACGTCCCCGCGCGGTGACGATCGACCTCGCCGGGTGCCGCCAGCTGGACGCCGCCGCGATCGGGCTGCTGCTGGACGTGCACCGCCGCCTGGGTCGACGTGGCGGGACCCTCACCCTGAGCAACCCGCACCCCCGGATTCGGCGGGTCCTGGCCACCGCCGGGATCGGCACGACAGTGCCCGTCGTCGACTCGCCCCGTCCGGCCGCCCGCGGCCGGGCCCGGGTCACGTCCGCCGGGCGCTGAGGAGGCGTGGTGACCGTCAGCACGCTCGTCGGAGCGCTCGTCGTCGGGCTCGCGATCGGGGCCGTGGGCCGCCTGGTGATCCCGGGCCGCAAGGCCGCCCCGGTGTGGCTGACCCTGGCGCTCGGCGTGGCCGCCGCGCTGCTCGGCGCGATCGTGACCGGGTTGGTCGACCGTCGCCCGGCGGGTTCACCGCTCCTGCCCCTGCTGGTGCAGTCCGGCTTCGCCACGGTGGCGGTCGTCCTGGCGGTGCTCGCCGCCGGGCGCTCGGCGGCCGACCGGCAGGCGCCCCACGACCCGGGCGCGCGGCGGAAGGAGGAGGTGTGACGGTCGTACCGGCGGAACACCTGATGATGCTCATCTGCGACGGTTGCGGTGACAGCGTCACCGGCACCGGCACCACCCTC is part of the Micromonospora sp. WMMD980 genome and encodes:
- a CDS encoding response regulator transcription factor, which gives rise to MTAVLVIEDDDRIRLALQLALEEEGYDAAGAATAEEGLRRQRENPADYVLVDLMLPGMNGFDCIRQLRRDDDVPVVVISARDDTHDIVAALEAGADDYVVKPVAIKELSARLRALRRRARTVAGPAPAQFFGDLEISAEAGEVRRAGQPVPVTRTEFRLLCELAEHAGRVLSRQQLLSRVWGYETGDERLVDVHVGRLRQKIEPDPANPRHLVTLRGLGYKLQR
- a CDS encoding HAMP domain-containing sensor histidine kinase — encoded protein: MSRPGLRARVTAAFAVGALLLAALMALFSYDLTRRSLLDERERAAVRAAYYDAAVVRSGLDTGTPDVVAVLRSLDTGSARLPLLHRRTGWYARTADVGAGSVPVELQRVVAEGQPAVQRIRLDGQSTLLVGVPLPGELGYYELTSLREVEDTFQVVGLALTAVAIMIAGAGAALGWYATRNSLRPLTAVADAAERIAAGDFATRLDPTTDPDLTRLSSSFNEMVDKLVRRIDRDRRFAADVSHELRSPLQTLAAAASVLNRRKEHQDERTATAAGLVADEVARFQRLVDDLIQLARTEQPAHRETVDVAELARAACRERSLPEGLVTVADGVPHRWWVDRRRLAQVLLNLLENAERYGGGPVAVRLDAVDGVGVLEVDDDGPGVPAADREVIFDRFVRGRAAHARAGTDGTGLGLALVAQHAAAHGGTAAVRDRNPGARFRVELPGAVR
- a CDS encoding GerMN domain-containing protein, producing MRRRLVPALLGIVLLAGCGVPVDDEPRLVREPPGRFPTPAGTSTADPDGRVGEPFCFVRDEGLAVVNRRVDGLPEVDAHLQHLLAGPDSAERRSGLATALPGTVVVAGATLAGNLATVDVRQAGQDARRNDEVLAFGQIVCSLTQRPDVDSVAFRRDGQPLEVPRADGSVSALPLTAADYRPLMPR
- a CDS encoding STAS domain-containing protein, yielding MTSDLPPSPPNSTVPHVRVEITEELGLDGLPEVAHVLDQVLALRPRAVTIDLAGCRQLDAAAIGLLLDVHRRLGRRGGTLTLSNPHPRIRRVLATAGIGTTVPVVDSPRPAARGRARVTSAGR
- a CDS encoding SigB/SigF/SigG family RNA polymerase sigma factor gives rise to the protein MTTMTTAPSVTEVHRAPQTGEENRASELIAALAELPADHPRRAALRNQVIEAWLPLANHLAARYSGRGEPAGDLAQTAALGLIKAVDRFDASRGVDFAGFAIPTILGEIKRHFRDRTWNIRVPRRLQELRLRISEANSSLTQTLNRAPTVADIAAHLGVTEEEVLEGLEGARAYNAVSLSTPIGDGDSATELGDTLGTEDNEYELADLRASLGPALATLDEREQKILTLRFYGNLTQSEIATRVGVSQMHVSRLLARALTKLRGQLTEA